In Geotalea uraniireducens, one genomic interval encodes:
- a CDS encoding radical SAM protein, with translation MSWKIVEKYRQLLAREQGAVPKRRGGKLTVCLVYPNRYPVAMSNLGFQTVYALFNAEPDILCERAFLPDADELREYRKGGTPLLSLESQQPLSSFDLIAFSVSFESDYLHLPLIFSLAGIPARSSERGASQPLVIAGGAALFLNPEPVADFLDLICLGEAETIFPPLFELLRQQGMDRHELLTAAGRLPGCYIPAAYNISYDGFRLADRSRRDGCPVEVDRCFLAEPDRRPTVSEVLTPDTEFSDMYLVEVSRGCPRGCRFCAAGFIYLPYRQRSLAALEEAATAGLQHRQKIGLVGAAVSDYREIGALCRRILAEGGKVSVSSLRVDRLDGEMIEMLKASGHKTVALAPEGGSQRLRDLINKNLTEEQILAACDLLIGHDILNLKLYFIIGLPGEAMADLEELAGLVAKIRHRVIEAARKNKRLGEIVLSVNPFVPKPFTPFQWCGMEPVPSLERKLKYLHQATGKLSNVRLLAESPKDAWLQALLSRGDRRLADFLCRAAELGSWKRAAREFPLDLNGFVERTIPLDEPLPWDFIAGVDHDRLVREYRKAFPDPSSPA, from the coding sequence ATGTCGTGGAAAATCGTCGAAAAATACCGGCAGCTGCTCGCCCGGGAGCAGGGGGCGGTCCCGAAACGCCGCGGCGGTAAACTGACCGTCTGTCTCGTCTACCCGAACCGCTACCCGGTGGCGATGAGCAATCTCGGCTTCCAGACGGTTTACGCGCTGTTCAATGCCGAGCCCGACATCCTCTGCGAGCGGGCCTTTCTTCCCGATGCCGACGAATTGCGGGAATACCGGAAGGGAGGGACGCCGCTCCTCTCCCTCGAGTCGCAGCAGCCGCTCTCCTCCTTCGATCTGATCGCCTTTTCCGTCTCCTTTGAAAGCGACTATCTCCACCTGCCGCTGATCTTCTCCCTGGCCGGCATCCCGGCACGGAGCAGCGAGCGGGGCGCCAGCCAGCCGCTGGTCATCGCCGGGGGGGCGGCGCTGTTTCTCAATCCGGAACCGGTGGCCGACTTCCTCGATCTGATCTGCCTGGGCGAAGCCGAGACGATCTTCCCGCCGCTCTTCGAACTGCTGCGGCAGCAGGGAATGGACCGCCACGAGCTGCTGACCGCAGCCGGGCGGCTACCCGGCTGCTATATCCCGGCGGCCTATAACATCAGCTACGATGGTTTTCGGCTCGCCGACCGCAGCCGGCGCGACGGCTGCCCGGTCGAGGTCGACCGCTGTTTCCTGGCAGAGCCGGATCGGCGGCCGACGGTGTCGGAAGTCCTTACCCCCGATACGGAATTTTCCGACATGTACCTGGTCGAGGTTTCCCGGGGTTGCCCGCGCGGTTGCCGCTTCTGCGCCGCCGGCTTCATCTATCTTCCCTACCGGCAGCGGTCTCTCGCGGCGCTCGAGGAGGCGGCGACGGCTGGTCTGCAGCACCGGCAGAAGATCGGTCTCGTCGGGGCGGCGGTTTCCGATTACCGGGAGATCGGTGCCCTCTGCCGGCGAATCCTTGCCGAGGGGGGGAAGGTGTCGGTTTCTTCACTCCGGGTCGATCGGCTCGACGGCGAGATGATCGAGATGCTCAAGGCGAGCGGCCACAAGACCGTCGCACTGGCACCGGAGGGGGGGAGCCAGCGGCTGCGCGACCTGATCAACAAGAACCTGACCGAAGAGCAGATCCTGGCCGCCTGCGATCTCTTGATCGGTCACGATATCCTCAATTTGAAGCTCTACTTCATTATCGGCCTCCCGGGCGAAGCGATGGCCGATCTCGAGGAACTGGCCGGGCTAGTGGCAAAGATCCGTCATCGGGTGATCGAGGCGGCACGGAAGAACAAGCGGCTCGGCGAGATCGTGCTCTCGGTCAATCCGTTCGTTCCCAAACCCTTCACCCCGTTCCAGTGGTGCGGCATGGAGCCGGTCCCGTCTCTGGAGCGGAAGCTCAAATATCTCCACCAGGCGACGGGCAAACTCTCCAACGTCCGACTGCTGGCGGAGAGCCCGAAGGACGCCTGGCTCCAGGCGCTCCTCTCCAGGGGGGATCGCCGCCTGGCCGACTTCCTCTGCCGGGCGGCAGAACTCGGCAGCTGGAAACGGGCGGCCCGGGAATTCCCGCTGGATCTCAACGGCTTCGTTGAACGGACCATCCCCCTCGACGAGCCGCTCCCCTGGGACTTCATTGCCGGCGTTGACCACGACCGTCTCGTCAGGGAATACCGGAAGGCCTTTCCCGACCCGTCGTCCCCTGCCTGA
- the ftsZ gene encoding cell division protein FtsZ produces the protein MFEFDESIEQVAKIKVIGVGGSGGNAVNTMIDCQIHGVDFIVANTDVQALRNSQSPTKLQIGRQLTKGLGAGADPNRGREAALEDREQLTEMLKGADMIFIAAGMGGGTGTGAAPVIAEAAKEVGALTVGVVTKPFSREGKQRLAKAEEGIRELKKHVDSLIVIPNDRLLGLAGKSMSILDAFKPSDDVLRQAVQGISDLITTSGLINVDFADVKAIMSERGMAMMGIGMANGDNRAVEAATKAISSPLLEEIDISGAKGVLVNISGSSSMTMDEFDAASRIIHEKVHEDANIIVGLVIDESLGDNIKITAIATGFGDRFDLEKGRQEMKSVTAIAARQEPKLEVPTFIRERQQRETGVSRQKAFFADEEDQYDIPTFLRKSVD, from the coding sequence ATGTTCGAATTTGACGAAAGCATTGAGCAGGTTGCCAAGATCAAGGTCATCGGGGTTGGGGGGAGCGGCGGCAACGCGGTCAACACCATGATCGACTGCCAGATTCACGGCGTCGATTTCATCGTCGCCAACACCGACGTCCAGGCGCTGCGGAACTCCCAGTCGCCGACCAAGCTCCAGATCGGCCGGCAGCTGACCAAGGGGCTGGGGGCCGGCGCCGACCCGAACCGCGGCCGTGAGGCAGCCCTCGAAGACCGGGAGCAGTTGACCGAAATGCTCAAGGGTGCGGACATGATCTTCATTGCCGCCGGTATGGGGGGCGGTACTGGTACCGGCGCCGCGCCGGTGATCGCCGAAGCGGCCAAGGAAGTGGGCGCCCTGACGGTCGGCGTGGTGACTAAGCCGTTCAGCCGCGAAGGGAAACAGCGCCTCGCCAAGGCCGAAGAGGGGATTCGCGAGCTGAAGAAGCATGTCGATTCGCTGATCGTCATTCCGAACGACCGGCTGCTCGGGCTGGCCGGCAAGAGCATGTCGATCCTCGATGCGTTCAAGCCGTCCGACGATGTGCTGCGCCAGGCGGTACAGGGGATTTCCGACCTGATCACCACCAGCGGCCTCATCAACGTCGACTTCGCCGATGTCAAGGCGATCATGAGCGAACGCGGCATGGCGATGATGGGGATCGGCATGGCCAACGGCGACAACCGGGCCGTTGAGGCGGCGACCAAGGCCATTTCGAGCCCGCTCCTCGAAGAGATCGATATCTCCGGCGCCAAAGGGGTGCTGGTCAATATCTCCGGTTCGTCCTCGATGACCATGGATGAATTTGATGCCGCCAGCCGGATCATTCACGAGAAGGTCCACGAGGATGCCAATATCATCGTCGGTCTGGTGATTGACGAATCCCTCGGCGACAACATCAAGATTACCGCCATCGCCACCGGCTTCGGCGACCGGTTCGACCTCGAAAAAGGCCGGCAGGAGATGAAAAGCGTGACCGCCATTGCCGCCCGCCAGGAGCCGAAGCTGGAAGTACCGACCTTTATCCGCGAGCGGCAGCAGCGGGAAACAGGGGTGTCGCGACAGAAGGCGTTCTTTGCCGATGAAGAGGATCAGTACGATATCCCGACCTTCCTGCGGAAGTCTGTCGACTAA
- the ftsA gene encoding cell division protein FtsA, with amino-acid sequence MSARRDNLIVGLDIGTTKICAIVGNVTEDGIDIVGIGTSPSRGMRKGVVINIESTVASIKKAIEEAELMAGCEIRSVYAGIAGGHIKGFNSQGVIAIKNREVTSDDVKRVIDAAKAIAIPMDREVIHILPQEFIIDDQDGIREPLGMSGVRLEAKVHIVTGAVASAQNIVKACNRAGLDVADIVLEQLASSESVLSADEKELGVALVDIGGGTTDIAIFVDGAIKHTAVLSLGGNHLTNDIAVGLRTPMAEAEKIKQKYGCCLTSIVGKDETIEVPSVGGRKPRVLSRQLLAEILEPRVEEIFTLVNREIVKSGFEDLIASGVVITGGTTILEGMPELAEQVFNLPVRRGLPQQIGGIVDVVNSPVYATGVGLVVYGSKNIGIREFPTAQTDENMFRRVTRRMKEWFGEFF; translated from the coding sequence ATGTCCGCAAGAAGAGACAATCTAATCGTAGGGCTCGACATCGGCACCACCAAGATTTGTGCAATCGTCGGCAATGTCACCGAGGACGGCATCGACATCGTCGGGATCGGCACCAGCCCGTCGCGCGGCATGCGCAAGGGGGTGGTGATCAATATCGAGAGCACCGTAGCCTCCATCAAGAAGGCGATCGAAGAGGCGGAACTGATGGCCGGCTGCGAGATTCGCTCGGTCTACGCCGGGATTGCCGGCGGGCACATCAAGGGGTTCAACTCCCAGGGGGTGATCGCCATCAAGAACCGGGAGGTGACCTCCGACGACGTAAAGCGGGTGATCGATGCCGCCAAGGCGATTGCCATCCCGATGGATCGCGAAGTGATTCACATCCTCCCCCAGGAATTCATCATCGACGATCAGGACGGCATCCGCGAGCCGCTCGGCATGAGCGGGGTGCGGCTCGAAGCGAAGGTGCACATCGTCACCGGCGCTGTGGCCAGTGCCCAGAACATTGTCAAAGCCTGCAATCGAGCCGGGCTCGACGTCGCCGACATCGTTCTCGAACAGCTGGCTTCCTCCGAATCGGTCCTCTCGGCCGACGAGAAAGAGCTGGGGGTGGCGCTGGTCGATATCGGCGGCGGGACCACCGACATCGCCATCTTTGTCGATGGCGCCATCAAGCATACGGCGGTGCTTTCCCTCGGCGGCAATCACCTGACCAACGATATTGCCGTCGGCTTGCGGACGCCGATGGCCGAGGCGGAGAAGATCAAGCAGAAATATGGCTGCTGTCTGACCTCCATCGTCGGCAAGGACGAAACGATCGAGGTGCCGAGCGTCGGCGGCCGCAAGCCGCGGGTCCTTTCCCGCCAGCTGCTGGCCGAGATTCTCGAGCCGCGGGTCGAGGAGATCTTCACCCTGGTTAACCGGGAGATCGTCAAGTCCGGTTTCGAGGATCTGATTGCCTCCGGGGTGGTGATCACCGGCGGTACCACCATCCTCGAAGGGATGCCGGAACTGGCCGAGCAGGTCTTCAACCTGCCGGTGCGGCGTGGGCTGCCGCAGCAGATCGGCGGGATCGTCGACGTGGTCAATTCCCCCGTCTATGCCACCGGGGTGGGGTTGGTGGTCTACGGGAGCAAGAATATCGGCATCCGCGAGTTTCCGACGGCGCAGACCGACGAGAACATGTTCCGTCGGGTGACGCGGCGGATGAAGGAATGGTTCGGCGAATTTTTCTAA
- a CDS encoding cell division protein FtsQ/DivIB, with protein MRDLHVKTRLAPAPSRNKNRVKQERKPINWRPFVTWASRAVCGVLGVAAVGGIGYEAYRLVSRTTFLKLETVEVSPLHRLSRNEVITEAGVRAGDPMLGLQLRRIGEQLAKNPWVKQVNVRRYFPHTLAIEVVERQPVAIVNLGLLYYMDAQGEVFKPLTQGDSLNFPVITGVSEDDLARDPAGTKQTLTAAAALMDLLRNGKAFNLADVSEIHTDKGFGFTLFTAAGGVPVRLGNDGFEEKLARFAKIYGDLQGALAAVEYIDLDYHDKIIVKKG; from the coding sequence ATGCGCGATCTCCACGTCAAAACACGGCTGGCACCAGCACCATCCCGGAACAAGAACCGGGTCAAGCAGGAACGGAAGCCGATCAACTGGCGGCCATTCGTCACCTGGGCCAGTCGGGCAGTCTGTGGCGTGCTGGGGGTGGCGGCCGTCGGTGGCATCGGCTACGAGGCATACCGCCTCGTTTCCCGGACTACCTTCCTGAAACTGGAGACCGTCGAGGTGTCGCCGCTCCATCGTCTGAGCCGGAACGAAGTCATCACCGAGGCCGGGGTCCGGGCCGGCGATCCGATGCTCGGGCTGCAGCTGCGCCGGATCGGCGAGCAGCTGGCAAAGAATCCCTGGGTCAAACAGGTCAATGTCCGGCGCTATTTCCCCCACACGCTGGCCATCGAGGTGGTGGAGCGCCAGCCGGTAGCGATCGTCAACCTGGGGCTGCTCTATTACATGGACGCCCAAGGGGAAGTGTTCAAACCGCTGACGCAGGGGGACAGCCTCAACTTTCCGGTCATTACCGGTGTCAGCGAGGACGATCTGGCCCGGGATCCGGCCGGCACGAAGCAGACCCTTACCGCGGCGGCAGCATTGATGGATCTGCTCAGGAACGGCAAGGCGTTCAATTTGGCGGATGTATCGGAGATTCATACCGACAAGGGGTTCGGGTTCACGCTCTTCACCGCTGCCGGTGGCGTGCCGGTCCGGCTGGGAAATGACGGCTTCGAAGAGAAACTGGCCCGTTTTGCCAAGATCTACGGCGATCTCCAGGGAGCCTTGGCGGCGGTGGAATATATCGACCTCGACTACCATGACAAGATCATTGTGAAAAAGGGATAA
- a CDS encoding D-alanine--D-alanine ligase, which produces MIGEAIKTKKIGVLYGGLSAEREVSLASGAAVHKALLARGYDAIAIDVNRDLPQVLAREGVEVVFVALHGRYGEDGSVQGVLEMMGIPYTGSGILASALAMNKIFAKQAFVASGLTVAPYRVLRRGDEIGPLGFDFPLVVKPSQEGSSVGISIVRAADGLAAALELAFRYDAEILVEQFIKGQEVQVGILGEEALGAIEIVPKNEFYDFEAKYTAGMAEHILPARLPADVYRHALETGLIAHRALGCAGYSRVDLLVTAAGECYVLEVNTLPGMTALSLLPEIAQGAGIGFEELVERILLSAALKINS; this is translated from the coding sequence ATGATCGGCGAAGCGATAAAAACGAAGAAAATTGGAGTCCTTTACGGCGGGCTGTCGGCGGAGCGCGAAGTGTCGCTGGCCAGCGGTGCCGCGGTGCACAAGGCCCTGCTGGCTCGGGGATATGACGCGATTGCCATCGATGTGAACCGCGATCTGCCGCAGGTACTGGCCCGGGAAGGGGTGGAGGTCGTCTTCGTCGCCCTGCACGGCCGCTATGGCGAGGATGGCTCGGTCCAGGGAGTGCTGGAGATGATGGGAATTCCCTACACCGGGTCGGGGATTCTCGCCAGCGCCCTGGCAATGAACAAAATTTTTGCTAAACAGGCATTCGTCGCGAGCGGGCTGACCGTGGCCCCCTACCGGGTGCTGCGGCGCGGGGATGAGATCGGTCCGCTCGGGTTCGACTTCCCGCTGGTGGTGAAGCCGTCCCAGGAAGGATCGTCGGTCGGGATCAGTATAGTGCGGGCTGCCGACGGGCTGGCCGCCGCCCTGGAATTGGCCTTCCGCTACGACGCCGAGATCCTGGTGGAACAGTTCATCAAGGGGCAGGAGGTTCAGGTCGGCATCCTCGGCGAAGAGGCGCTTGGCGCCATCGAGATCGTACCCAAGAATGAATTTTACGATTTCGAGGCCAAGTATACGGCCGGAATGGCCGAACATATTCTGCCGGCGCGGCTACCGGCTGACGTCTATCGCCATGCTCTCGAAACCGGCCTGATCGCCCACCGGGCGCTGGGGTGCGCCGGATACAGCCGGGTCGATCTGCTGGTTACCGCTGCGGGCGAGTGTTATGTCCTGGAAGTCAATACCCTGCCGGGGATGACGGCGCTCAGCCTGCTTCCCGAGATCGCTCAGGGGGCAGGAATCGGCTTCGAGGAACTGGTGGAACGGATTCTGCTGTCGGCGGCGCTGAAAATTAACAGCTAG
- the murB gene encoding UDP-N-acetylmuramate dehydrogenase, producing the protein MKTEQLEELRQVLRGTLLAAEPMARHTSLQVGGPADAFAVPADLTDLETLLSVLAANGIPYLVVGGGFNLLVRDGGIRGVVISLARLQELALAGAGRIRVAAGVTTARLSKFAADHELTGLEFLSGIPGTVGGALRMNAGAHGGATLERVAELTTIRAGVRTVRGRDELAYGYRSLGLAAGEIVVEAQFQLEHGVAAEIGARIATCRAQREASQKVGFPNAGSFFKNPPGEAAWRLIDGAGLRGLSIGGAQVSEVHANFLVNRGGATATDFLQLMTRIKDEVLLKMGIALEPEVQVVGEE; encoded by the coding sequence TTGAAAACCGAACAGCTGGAGGAACTCCGGCAGGTGCTGCGCGGTACGCTGCTTGCCGCCGAGCCGATGGCGCGTCATACCTCGCTGCAGGTTGGCGGGCCGGCCGACGCCTTCGCGGTTCCTGCCGACCTGACCGACCTGGAGACGTTACTCTCCGTGCTCGCCGCCAATGGCATCCCGTACTTGGTCGTAGGCGGCGGGTTCAATCTGCTGGTCCGGGACGGCGGCATCCGCGGGGTAGTCATCTCGCTGGCCCGCCTGCAGGAACTGGCGCTTGCCGGGGCTGGACGAATCAGGGTCGCCGCTGGGGTGACCACGGCCCGGTTGAGTAAATTCGCCGCCGACCACGAACTGACGGGGCTCGAATTCCTATCCGGCATTCCCGGTACCGTCGGCGGTGCGCTCAGGATGAATGCCGGTGCCCATGGCGGGGCAACCTTGGAGCGGGTGGCCGAGCTGACCACCATCCGGGCTGGTGTCCGCACCGTGCGGGGGCGTGACGAGCTGGCCTACGGCTACCGGTCCCTGGGGCTAGCGGCGGGAGAAATTGTCGTCGAAGCGCAGTTTCAGCTGGAACACGGTGTTGCCGCTGAGATCGGCGCGCGCATTGCCACCTGCCGGGCGCAACGGGAAGCGAGCCAGAAAGTGGGCTTCCCCAATGCCGGGTCGTTTTTTAAGAACCCGCCGGGCGAAGCGGCTTGGCGGTTGATCGATGGTGCCGGATTGCGGGGCCTTAGCATCGGCGGAGCGCAGGTGTCGGAAGTTCATGCCAATTTCCTGGTGAATCGCGGCGGGGCGACGGCCACCGATTTCCTGCAGTTGATGACCCGGATAAAAGATGAAGTATTGCTAAAAATGGGCATAGCTCTTGAACCAGAGGTGCAAGTCGTCGGCGAGGAGTGA
- the murC gene encoding UDP-N-acetylmuramate--L-alanine ligase, protein MYGKIERIHFVGIGGIGMSGIAEVLLNLGYKVSGSDLRKSDITERLTALGGDIRYGHARENLSDVDVVVTSTAVHDDNPEVVEAKRRMIPVIPRAEMLAELMRMKYGIAIAGTHGKTTTTSMVATVLTHGGIDPTIVVGGKLNTLGTNAKLGQGQFLVAEADESDGSFLKLSPTIAVVTNIDADHLDFYRGGIEEIKSTFVDFINKIPFYGLAVLCLEDRNIADIIPRVKKRFVTYGLSSQADIRATHIRLAGGTTSFVAHYKGYRMGEIEFRMPGAHNVLNALACIAVAMELDIPFATIQEGFARFGGVGRRFQVKGEVNDIMVVDDYGHHPAEIRATLAAGKNGWPERRLVVAFQPHRFSRTKELFGDFVKCFYDADLLLLTDIYPAGEEPIPGVSAELLAEEIRKHGQKEVSYVADRETLADHLLQVVQPGDIVLTLGAGNIWQVGESLLQKLQDAH, encoded by the coding sequence ATGTACGGAAAAATCGAACGAATTCATTTTGTCGGTATCGGCGGTATCGGCATGAGCGGCATCGCCGAGGTGCTGCTCAATCTCGGCTACAAGGTGTCCGGCTCCGACCTGCGGAAATCCGATATTACCGAGCGGCTGACCGCCCTCGGCGGGGATATCCGCTACGGCCACGCTCGGGAAAACCTGTCGGACGTCGACGTGGTGGTCACCTCGACCGCTGTTCACGACGACAATCCGGAGGTGGTCGAGGCCAAGCGGCGGATGATTCCGGTGATTCCGCGGGCCGAAATGCTGGCGGAGCTGATGCGGATGAAGTACGGGATCGCCATTGCCGGTACCCATGGCAAAACTACTACCACGTCGATGGTTGCCACCGTCCTTACCCACGGGGGGATCGACCCGACCATCGTCGTTGGCGGCAAGCTGAATACCCTCGGTACTAACGCCAAGCTTGGCCAGGGGCAATTCCTCGTTGCCGAAGCGGACGAGTCCGACGGCTCGTTCCTCAAGCTGTCGCCGACCATTGCGGTGGTCACCAATATCGATGCCGATCACCTCGACTTCTACCGGGGAGGGATCGAAGAGATCAAGAGCACCTTCGTCGATTTCATCAACAAGATCCCCTTCTACGGCCTGGCGGTGCTCTGTCTCGAAGACCGCAACATTGCCGATATCATCCCGCGGGTAAAGAAACGGTTCGTCACCTATGGCCTCTCCTCCCAGGCGGATATTCGGGCGACCCATATTCGCCTGGCCGGCGGGACGACGTCGTTCGTCGCCCATTACAAGGGATACCGGATGGGGGAGATCGAATTCCGGATGCCCGGCGCCCACAACGTCCTCAATGCCCTGGCCTGCATTGCCGTCGCCATGGAACTGGACATCCCCTTTGCCACCATTCAGGAAGGATTTGCCCGCTTCGGCGGCGTCGGCCGGCGATTCCAGGTCAAGGGCGAGGTGAACGACATCATGGTGGTGGACGATTACGGTCACCACCCGGCCGAGATTCGCGCTACGCTGGCAGCCGGCAAGAACGGCTGGCCGGAGCGGCGGCTGGTGGTGGCGTTTCAGCCCCATCGCTTCAGCCGGACCAAGGAACTGTTTGGCGATTTCGTCAAATGTTTCTACGACGCCGATCTGCTGCTGTTGACCGATATCTACCCGGCCGGCGAGGAGCCGATTCCCGGCGTTTCCGCCGAACTGCTGGCCGAAGAGATTCGTAAACACGGGCAGAAGGAAGTCAGCTACGTTGCCGATCGGGAAACCCTGGCAGACCACCTGCTGCAGGTGGTGCAGCCGGGCGATATCGTCCTGACTCTTGGTGCCGGTAATATCTGGCAGGTTGGCGAAAGCCTGTTACAAAAGCTGCAGGACGCTCATTGA
- the murG gene encoding undecaprenyldiphospho-muramoylpentapeptide beta-N-acetylglucosaminyltransferase encodes MKLLIAGGGTGGHLFPGIAVAEEFLGRQRGNEVLFIGTWRGIEAKILPKLGYRLECITSAGIRGKGNIARAKGVAMLLYGYAQSRKILREFQPDLVLGVGGYASAPALLAARGMQLPRFIHEQNAIPGFTNRMLGKVAERIFISLEESRSFFPAEKTLLTGNPLRRQILDQVIENGIPHRENDRFHLLVFGGSSGAHRINVTMAETLETLAPFRDRLKIVHQTGENDLEVTRRAYEQQGFVAEVVPFIDSMADAYRWADLIVCRAGATTIAEVTACGKACIFIPFPHAVDDHQRRNAEALLKGGAGYMLTEHELTAARLAQVIIGLMDDPIRLEAVGAAARNLARLDAAQLIVDEMLKVAQP; translated from the coding sequence ATGAAATTATTGATTGCCGGCGGTGGCACGGGAGGCCATCTCTTCCCCGGGATTGCCGTGGCCGAGGAATTCCTGGGCCGGCAGCGGGGGAACGAGGTCCTCTTCATCGGCACCTGGCGAGGGATCGAAGCGAAGATCCTGCCCAAGCTCGGCTATCGCCTCGAATGCATCACCTCGGCCGGCATCCGCGGCAAAGGGAACATTGCACGGGCCAAAGGGGTGGCGATGCTCCTCTACGGCTATGCCCAATCGCGGAAGATTCTCCGGGAGTTCCAGCCGGACCTGGTGCTCGGGGTCGGTGGCTATGCCTCGGCGCCGGCTTTGCTGGCCGCCCGGGGGATGCAGCTGCCGCGGTTCATCCACGAGCAGAATGCCATCCCCGGTTTCACCAACCGGATGCTCGGCAAGGTGGCGGAACGGATCTTCATTTCCCTCGAGGAGTCGCGGAGCTTCTTCCCGGCGGAGAAGACCCTTCTCACCGGCAACCCGCTCCGGCGGCAGATTCTCGACCAGGTGATCGAAAACGGCATCCCTCACCGTGAAAACGATCGGTTTCATCTGCTGGTCTTCGGCGGAAGCTCCGGGGCGCACCGGATCAACGTAACGATGGCCGAGACGCTCGAAACACTCGCGCCGTTCAGGGATCGACTGAAGATCGTTCACCAGACTGGGGAGAATGATCTCGAAGTGACGCGCCGGGCTTACGAGCAGCAGGGTTTTGTCGCAGAAGTGGTGCCGTTCATCGATTCGATGGCCGATGCCTACCGCTGGGCTGACCTGATCGTCTGCCGGGCAGGCGCGACGACGATCGCCGAAGTGACCGCCTGCGGCAAGGCATGCATCTTCATTCCGTTTCCCCACGCGGTGGACGATCACCAGCGACGGAATGCGGAGGCCCTGTTGAAGGGTGGAGCCGGTTACATGTTGACCGAGCATGAACTGACTGCAGCTAGACTGGCACAGGTGATCATCGGCTTGATGGATGACCCGATCCGCCTCGAAGCGGTCGGCGCGGCCGCCCGGAATCTTGCCCGGCTGGATGCGGCACAGTTGATCGTCGATGAGATGCTGAAAGTGGCGCAACCATAA
- the ftsW gene encoding putative lipid II flippase FtsW: MNVKEIERYDLVILLMAVALTCFGVVMVYSASSVMATKKFHDGFYFLKRQGVYALLGFGVMVAAMRIDYRKWRKCAVPLLLCCLVMLVLVFIPGIGGAAKGASRWIRLPGFNFQPSELAKIALIIYMAYSLDKKQEKVKFFSTGFAPYMVLLAILLALLLKQHDLGAALTMGVVALIMLFVAGTRPRYILGMGVLAVPFICYTVMTESYRMRRIKAFLDPWQDPTDSGFQIIQSWLAFGNGGVLGQGLGEGKQKLFYLPEAHTDFILSVVGEELGLIGVTVIAAMFLLLILRSIRVAQMADDTFGRFLALGIATLLGIQAFVNMGVVTGLLPTKGLALPFISYGGSSLIVTLFAVGVLLNISSRMRGTP, encoded by the coding sequence ATGAACGTCAAGGAGATCGAACGCTACGACCTGGTGATCCTGCTGATGGCGGTGGCCCTCACCTGCTTCGGAGTGGTGATGGTCTATTCGGCCTCCTCGGTGATGGCAACCAAAAAATTTCACGACGGGTTTTATTTCCTCAAGCGGCAGGGCGTGTATGCCCTGCTCGGTTTCGGGGTGATGGTGGCGGCGATGCGGATCGACTACCGGAAGTGGCGCAAGTGTGCAGTGCCGCTTCTCCTGTGCTGCCTGGTGATGCTGGTGCTGGTCTTCATTCCCGGCATCGGCGGCGCTGCCAAGGGAGCCTCCCGCTGGATCCGGCTGCCGGGGTTCAACTTCCAGCCGTCTGAGCTGGCCAAAATCGCGCTGATCATCTATATGGCCTACTCTCTCGACAAGAAGCAGGAAAAGGTCAAATTCTTTTCCACCGGCTTTGCGCCGTACATGGTTCTCTTGGCGATCCTGCTGGCGCTGCTGCTCAAACAGCACGACCTGGGGGCGGCGCTGACGATGGGAGTGGTGGCACTGATCATGCTGTTCGTCGCCGGCACTCGGCCGCGTTACATCCTCGGCATGGGTGTGCTGGCGGTGCCGTTCATCTGTTATACCGTCATGACCGAATCGTACAGGATGCGACGGATCAAGGCATTTCTCGACCCGTGGCAGGACCCGACCGACAGCGGCTTCCAGATCATCCAGTCGTGGCTCGCTTTCGGCAACGGTGGCGTCCTCGGCCAGGGGCTCGGCGAGGGGAAACAGAAATTGTTCTATCTGCCGGAGGCGCATACCGACTTTATCCTGTCGGTGGTCGGCGAAGAGCTGGGGCTGATCGGGGTTACGGTCATCGCCGCGATGTTCTTGCTGCTGATCCTGCGCAGCATCCGAGTCGCCCAGATGGCGGATGATACCTTCGGCCGCTTTCTCGCCTTGGGAATCGCCACTCTGCTGGGAATCCAGGCCTTCGTCAACATGGGGGTCGTCACCGGGCTGCTGCCAACTAAAGGGCTGGCGCTTCCATTTATCAGTTACGGCGGGAGTTCGCTGATCGTGACGCTGTTCGCCGTGGGGGTACTATTGAATATTTCGAGCCGGATGCGGGGTACGCCATGA